The genomic segment GCAGCGCAACGATACTCCGGTTACCGAAAAACCGTGTACTCAGTATGGAAACAAAGCCCGCAGCGGTTAAGTTTACCGCAAGTCCGACTATGTAGATATTGGCTTTACGATAGATAGCAAGATAGGTAATAAACATACTTAACCCTGCACCCAACGTAAGCGAGAGGGCAAGCCCCGGAATAAGACCGCCGAGGCTTTCGGTTAATAGAATTCCGCCGATTCCCGTAAAGGCGCTTAAAAGCATCAGTCCTTCTATTCCGACGTTCAACAGCCCTGCATATTCCGAAACGAGGGCAGCGCAGGCGGCAATCAGCAGCGGCGCGGCTTGTGCAATCAGTGTAATCGATGCGGTTATCATACAGGACTTCCTTTTCGTTTTTGCCGGAAAAAATCAACCGTTATCAATATAAACGCAATCCCCTGTACAATTGACGAAAGGTCAAAGGACGTGCTTGTCTGGAGCATCGCAGCCTTGCCGCCTGCTTCCATCCACGCAAAAAACAGCGCGCCGAATACCGCACCCAACGGATGATTGCGCCCGATAAGCGCGGCGGAGATACCGCTCCAGCCTAGTCCCGACGTAATGCCTGCGTAGACATAGTGTCGCGAGCCGTATACGCTGAATGCGCCCGCAAGTCCGTGGGCTGCTGCGCCGAATGTCAGCGCCAAGACTGAAATCAAGCCGACCTTAATTCCTTGGGATTGTGCGAAAGCGCGGTTATTGCCGGTTAATCCGAGTTCGTAGCCGTAGCGGGTACGCTTGAACATCCAGAAAAGCAGCGCCGTTATTATCACCGTAAAAAAGATACTGCTATTCAATGTCGAAGGAGGCCAAAAAGAAGTGAAGAACCACGCTTCGGTTGTATATGGGGTTGCCATCAGATTGCTTGCAGAATCTCTGAATATATCGTTGACGCCGTAGTCGATGAGTGGGAGCAGTGCGCAGGATAATAAATAGGTGCTGATCAGTTCGGTAATGCCGAGAAATTGTTTCAAAAAAGCGGAAATAAAACCTAAAAGGCCGGAGCAAAGAGCCGCGAGTATACATCCGGCGATAAGGCCGAAGGGCTGCGGGAACTGTGGTGTCAGCAATGCGAATTCCACCGCGATAAACGAAGCGAGATACGCTTGCCCCTCGCCGCCGAGGTTGAAAAAGCCTGCCTTTGCCGGAAGGATAAAACCCATCGCGCAGAGCAAAATGAGTGAGGCTTGGTCGAGCATATTGCCGAAATAAAACGTATTGGTAAAAGGGGAAATAAAAAACGCGATAAGCGTTTCGAGCGGTTCTTCGCTCTGCGCTGCCAAACAGATTGCCGCCGCGGCTGCGCTTGCGGTTACCGAAATAATACTGTTTAAAAGCGGGGCTGCTTTTTTGAGACGGTGTTGTTGCGTATCTTTA from the Treponema medium genome contains:
- a CDS encoding ABC transporter permease translates to MNKDTQQHRLKKAAPLLNSIISVTASAAAAAICLAAQSEEPLETLIAFFISPFTNTFYFGNMLDQASLILLCAMGFILPAKAGFFNLGGEGQAYLASFIAVEFALLTPQFPQPFGLIAGCILAALCSGLLGFISAFLKQFLGITELISTYLLSCALLPLIDYGVNDIFRDSASNLMATPYTTEAWFFTSFWPPSTLNSSIFFTVIITALLFWMFKRTRYGYELGLTGNNRAFAQSQGIKVGLISVLALTFGAAAHGLAGAFSVYGSRHYVYAGITSGLGWSGISAALIGRNHPLGAVFGALFFAWMEAGGKAAMLQTSTSFDLSSIVQGIAFILITVDFFRQKRKGSPV